Part of the Triticum urartu cultivar G1812 chromosome 2, Tu2.1, whole genome shotgun sequence genome, TTGATAGTTTCATTGTGTTATCGACTAGTCGAGCCCACAACGGCATGTTTGCAAACTTTGAGATACCATCCATTTGATCTGAAAGAACATGCTTGCACTTACGTTAAGAAGGCCAAGCTGCGAGCTGATGTTGAGGATCCGGCTGGTGGCCGGCGATCGCCGGAAGAGGGGCAGGAGCGCCTCGGTCAGCAGCTTGGTCCCGTAGAAGTTGGTGTTGAGGACCGTCTCCGCGTGCTCCACCGAGTTGGTGTCGATCTCGTTGAAGGACACGGCAGCATTGTTCACCTACATCGACAGACAGGGATGCAACTTCATTAATTCTGGCGTTGGAGGAAGGCCATGCCCTTTTGCTTCTTTACATCTGCGTGGTCATGAAACAACTTCCTTTTTCTCATTGGTTTTGGTGTTGGAGCTAGAAATGGAAACAGCACTAGTGAGTGCTGACTGGTGTATGATGCCTTTCACTCTCCGGTCACAACTATCAAAGTATGCTTTCGAAAAGTTTACCACATCAGATGATGACCTAACGGCATGGATGGACCAACAAAGTTGGAGAGCCATAAGTGGCATGAAAGTGCTAACTCAGGACTCAGCCAGAGTGGGGTAGTTTTTTTTAGAAGAGGAGGAGTACCCCCGGCCTCTGCGCATCAGAGTGATGCATGCAGCCCTTTTATTAAGCAAAGTGATCGAAAAGTCTGGGTTCCAAAACAAGCTGCTCAGACctaaagaaaaaataaaaaagtaTAATATGCCAGAGTGGGGTagtgaactactccctccgtcccataatataagtaGGAGTATATGACAACAGTGTGCTGAAAGTGTCAAAAACGtttttatattatgggacggagggagtatgttaaCATTGAATTGAATATACATTCTGTTAGGGGCCACCATTTTGTTTAGAGTCTGCTCGTTTCTTCTCCTAGGAGTATATGACAACAGTGTGCTGAAAAGTATCCTTGGCTTGGCTCGGTCAAAATAAGGAAGACGCATGTGCTTTCTCAATAAAGAATGCAAACATAAATCTGAATAGTTCAAAGTAGAAATGTCTGAAACTCTGAATATATGACTACTCAAACATTGACAAAATTGGCATTAAAGAATCTTCCTTAGCTTGGTTTGGGTTATATAACAAAAGTGTGATGAACTGTATCCTTGGCTTGGCTCGCTCAGAAAGCATCCGTTTGCTGCAACTAAGGCTAAGGGCAAGACCCTTGTGCTTTTGTAAATTTTCAATAAAGAATGCAGCCATAAGCTCAAGCAGTTGAAACTAGAAATGTCTGAAACTCTGAATATATAATGATTACGCAAACGTCGACAAAATTCACATGATACTAGAATATTTAGTGCGAAATAATATGTAGAATTAAGTACAAGAACTCCGGTAAACTCGGTAGATGATGCACCTTATTATCACCTAGACCAAGTCAACGAGGCACACTTGGTAAAAGCAATATCTTTGTGAGTGGTGCGGTTCATGAAAAACCTGACCAGGTTGGGTGCTGGGGTTTGGTCCTCGGACGCAAGCAAGTCCAGCAACCAGGTGTAGGTGCGTACTGTGCCGGCCATCTAACATATTCCACGAGACCACGACACATCGTAGTCAGCTCGGACCTGGTTGCCGGCCGGCCGTCGCTGTCCGGCGGCGCAGACGCCCGGATGACGAACGGGGAACGGAAGGTCGTCGGACGCACGCCATAACTGCGCTGCGCACACAGCGCCGCCGTACCCCGCCTGCCACTCCGTGCGGCTTTCCTGAGAGTGACGTGACGTTTTTATTCCGTTGGTCGACGCGCTGGCGAGCTCGTGTTGTGTTGCGTGCCCTGTCCGAGACAGAGAGCGCAATAATGCAGTGTGAAACGGGACCGGGCTCGGCCTGATCCGATGCAAAGCGAGAGCGCTACGGATTACGATGCGCGCCTGTGCGCGGAATCGTGGATATTCATGGCTGATCCATCATCCATCCATGGCAAAGGTGGGAATAACTTTGGTGGTGCTCCGAAGATTTGACTTTGTGCGGGGAAGATGCAGACGCCTAGGGCGAGGAGGCGAGGAGAACAAAGGGGAGGTGGTGGCGTGGCGTACCAGGATGTCGAGGCCGCCGACGGTGTCGCGGAGCCAGGCGGCGAAGGCGGCGACGGAGGCGGGGTCGGAGACGTCGAGGCGGCGGAAGACGACGGGGAGCCCGCGGTCGCggagcggcgcggcggcggcctcccCACGCTCGCCGTCCCGCGCGGTGAGCACGACGGTGAGGCCGTGCTCCGCGAGCCGCGCGGCCAGCGAGTGGCCGATGCCCCGGTTGGCGCCAGTCACCACGGCCACCGTGTCCCTCGACCACCACGCCCTGCACGCGCCACCGCCCGCGTCAGCCATCGCCGCCGGTCGCGCAGGCAGAAACAAGAATGCGCGCGGGAGGCGAATCGCGGGGAAGGCGGGAAGGATTGATTACCGCGTGGGAGACGGCTCCTTGGAGTAGTCCATCTGATCTGACGGGCGGCGCGTCGCGCGGGTCAACTGCTGGGGCGGGCGTGCAGGGAAGGTGAGGCGAGAGGGGCGGGTGGTGGAGTCGCCGGGGCGGGACGGAACGGGGACTGGCCGACCGCGGGTGGGACGGCGGGGAGTCAGGGAGAGATATTTATACACGACACGCGCCAGTGGTATCTGTCTGCTCCTGTTCACTACCCGCGGCTGACTGTAATGTAAAGCTGCTGCGGCCACTCGTGTGGGCAGGATTAGGCAACTCCAACGACCCCTAAGGCCTCGTTTGGCGCAGGAGGATTGATTCCCGGGAGGGCCAGAAACCCCACGAAACCTCGTCGGCCCATTTGATAGGTGAGGTTTGCACAGCCCAACTCGTATGGGCAAGACTAGAGCATCTACAGTTGTGCCCTCTAATCTGACCTTCGAATGTCCGTGGATGAGCCCGGATGCGTTCATGTACAGTGCCTGATCATCTCTTAAATATTTGTGTTCATAGCCGTGCCTCTtatttgtactccctccgtccggaaatacttgtcattgaaatggatgtatctggatgtattttagttttagatacattcattttcatccattttgatgacaagtatttttggacggagggagtatattctTAAATTCATACAACATTTGTGGATTTTTATCTAAATGCATCATCAAATTCGACATCGATGAACTCATGAGCAACTGCAAAATGACCTTGTTTAGCATTTTTAGGCGTTTCATATGGAAAATTAAAACATGTATGCATCAGGCTAAGATGAATTCAAActtaaactattttattttagAACTGTACGTTTGAAttataatatttttatttgaattatTGTTGCAATGGAATGTTTATCTTTCATTGCTTAAGATTATGT contains:
- the LOC125538933 gene encoding (+)-neomenthol dehydrogenase-like isoform X2 → MADAGGGACRAWWSRDTVAVVTGANRGIGHSLAARLAEHGLTVVLTARDGERGEAAAAPLRDRGLPVVFRRLDVSDPASVAAFAAWLRDTVGGLDILVNNAAVSFNEIDTNSVEHAETVLNTNFYGTKLLTEALLPLFRRSPATSRILNISSQLGLLNKVRNPSLRRLLLDEETLTEGKIEAMVSQFLAQVKDGTWAEHGWPKVWTDYAVSKLALNAYTRVLARRLQSGGERVSVNCFCPGFTRTDMTKGWGKRTAEEVADFGAQLALLPPGELPTGTFFKWRTPQLYSKL
- the LOC125538933 gene encoding (+)-neomenthol dehydrogenase-like isoform X1; the protein is MDYSKEPSPTRAWWSRDTVAVVTGANRGIGHSLAARLAEHGLTVVLTARDGERGEAAAAPLRDRGLPVVFRRLDVSDPASVAAFAAWLRDTVGGLDILVNNAAVSFNEIDTNSVEHAETVLNTNFYGTKLLTEALLPLFRRSPATSRILNISSQLGLLNKVRNPSLRRLLLDEETLTEGKIEAMVSQFLAQVKDGTWAEHGWPKVWTDYAVSKLALNAYTRVLARRLQSGGERVSVNCFCPGFTRTDMTKGWGKRTAEEVADFGAQLALLPPGELPTGTFFKWRTPQLYSKL